CTCGCCATAATCAATAAGAATTTCAGCGTTGAATATGATTGCTCCATGTTTTTCTTTTTCATCATACGAAACTTTTATAAGTTTATCTGCCTGAACTGCCGCATTTTGAAAATCACCGTTCTGCAATGCAGACTTTGCTGCGTATTCATAACTTTTTCGCACGTAATTTGTGATTTCATCCCCACTTTCAAGAGTGTAACGCACAAAAGACGCATAAGAATCTTTAAAAGAACCTGCACAATATTCCGAATACCCTTTATAGAAAAAACTGAGTTTCATAAAATCTGAATTCGAAGAACGTTGTTTGATATAAGAAGACAAACATGTTGTTGCATCTTTCCAGTTTTTGAGGTTTATCTGACAGAGCCCACGCACGTAATCTTTTTGAACGTCGTCTGTAAGGCTCGCAACTTTATATGACTCCTGATATCTTCCGGCGGCAAAAAGCGCTTTTGCATAGTCAATTGTATTTAATTTAAGCTCGTCATAGACAAGGCAAGCCTGATTGAATTTTCCAAGTTTGCACAATGCCGACGCATACAGCTCTCCTGTAGACTTGTCAACTTTTGAGTATTCCCCTTTCCGATAGTGATAAACAGAAAGCTCATATATGTCTTCAGTTGAAGGGGAAGTGAGTTTTGCAAAAAATAATGGAATTTCGTCCCATTTATTTTGAAGATATTTACATTTGAGCAAAAGTGAATAATAAGAGTCGTTTATGTTTTTTATTTGAGATTTTTTTATCACTTGTTCGTTTTGAATCAAAAGATCTTCTGCCTGAGAATAATTTTTGCTGTCTACAGCGATTTTTCCACAGTAGATTAAAACTACAGGAAAATTTTCGCTTTCGGGATTCACTTTAGAAAAATATGTTTCCGCCTGAGAAAAGTCATTTTTTTCATATTCATCAATTCCGAGCCTAACCCAAAATTCATCAAGGAGTTCCGGTTTATCATGCAATTTTATTTCAACATCTGCAAAAAGCGACGCAGAATCTGCCGAAACGCTTTTGTCTTTTGAAAGCTGATATGCATTTTTCAGTGCAACAGGAGAAAGTTTTTTATCTCCTAATTCTATTATTTTTCGATAACTTTCATACGCTTCTTTTTTTTGACCAAGCGCATTATTTGCGTCTGCATTGTAAAGGCATAGCTCTGCATAAATCCCCGAAGAAAAAATCGATTTATTTTCATCGTAGCCGTTTGCAAAAAGATTGTTAAAAAGCTTTACAGTTTTACGCTGATTTTTTGTATTATTGTAACTGATGATGAGTTTGAGGGCGGCTTCGACATAATCTGACTGATTGTACAAACTGCCGTTAGAGACCGCATATTCAAATAACGGAATTGCGCTTTCATAATCATTTGATATAAAGAAGATTCGTCCCGCATACATCAAAGATTGAGAATAATATTCAGGTTCGTTGTTTAATTCTGCAAGCGAACATGCTTTATGAAATTGCTGTGCCGCTTGAGAATATTTTGATTGTTTGAAGTACGATTTTCCAAGCAAAAACACACAACGTGTGATCTCTTTCGACCCTGAATGCATATACGAAATTGCCATTTCAAGAGTATTCCCGGCTTCTTCATAGCTGCCCATCTTTATCAGAGCATCTCCTTTGTAAGCGAGAGCAGAATACATAAAAGGCGAATCAGGATATGATTTTTGAAGCTCTTCTGCGTTGTCGACAGTTCCCGGATAAAATCCGTTTTTAAATGTCAGAAGAATCTCGTTGTATAAAAAAACATCGGAGCTCTGACTCGAATGAGTTTCCACTGCAAAAAGTGCTGAAAGACACAAAAAGAAAATGATATTAACAAATAATATTAATTTTTTCATAATTTCATTTTGGGAAAAACTGCTCTGAAGATTTTACTTTTGTCAGATAAACAAAATCTCCGCTGTAATACATGCAGAAATCTTCAAGAGTTTTTTTCTTCCCGTTTATGTACACGTAGCAGTTGAACCCGCCGTCGTCCTCAAAATATGGAAAAAATGCTGCACATTCATTGAATGCCATAATTTCAGGAGAAACAGTTCTGTCTGTTCCACGAATCGCCCCGAAATACAACGTTCCAGGCTCTGTTGCTGCAAGTACGTACATAAGAGAGCGCAGCACGCTAGTTGTATAACCTGAATTAGAGACAAAAGTTACAGTATTTGCAACGCCTTTTTCAGTGATTGAAGATGCAAAAGGGCTTATCGTCACATCAACACCTGACTGATTGAACAAGTAAGTCGAATCGGAATATGCGGAGATAACAGCTGAAGCGAGATTTCTGATCCAGTCTAAAGCAAAATATAAACTGTATTTTTGCGATAAAATGCCTTGTCTGCCTATATCTTTAACTTCGACAGTTTCTCTTATAAGCGGTTCTCGCTTTATCAAAGCATGTGACATCGGTTCAACCAACCCGTCAGCAATCCATTTTATAAAACCGGCCGACGAAAGCGATATTTTTGAAGAGTTTTTATCTTGGTTTTCTACAACAAGTTTTTTTCCTGTAGAGATGTAGACAAGCTCATCATTTTCATCGTACATTGCGTCCGGCACAATCTGAATCTCGGGAAGTTTTTCATCAATTACGGCGCACATCTGTTTCATGCTGTGATACATATCAGTGTCGATTTTTACATATTTCCACGGAAGTTTTGTCTCTGTTATATCCATCACATCTGCAAAAGAAGCGCTAAAAAATTTATCAAACGGCATTCCTGTAGGAACTCCGCGTGCTGCATAATTTCCGTAAATAACTAAGTCTGCAAGAGCCGTTTTCCCGTTTGGCGTAAACTGAATAAACACTCCCGAGTCTTTCATAAAGTAATATCTGATTCTTAAAGGTTTTTCAGATTTTTTATCTCTGATCAAAACCCAGCTGCCAGAGTAGTCACCTGGATAAACATCTTGTTTTTCATAATAGTCTTCTTTGTCGGAAACTACGTGTACATTGATTACGGTGTGAGGAGCAACAAAGACATTGAACGTATACTCATCTTCTTCAAGCCGAACTTGAAACTTTTCACCGTTTTCATTCGTAAAAACTTCAGGCATGTAAGAACGGATTTCGCTAAGCGGAGCCGTAAACCATTTTTCTTCAAGATTTCGGCGAATTTCGGAAGAATCAGGAATGCCAAACATGTTGAACGCTGCAAACAACGAGGAAATCGTAAATAAAAATAAAATCGTAAATATAGCTCTTTTCATCTATCTTAAGTTAGGCTTCATTTGCCGGGTCTGTGTCGGTAGTACCTTCCGCATATCTGATTTCCGCTTTGACAAAATGTCCGTCAGGCATTCTTATCATGTCGTTTTCAACTTCATCAGGATGTTTTCCAATCGGGGCATTTGAAAGCAAAAGCTTGAGCCTGTTGAGCTGATTGACTTCAGAACTGCCCGGGTCATAGTCGATTGCGCTTATATTTGCATCTGGGAATCTTCGGCGAAGCTCTTTTATTACGCCTTTTCCAGTTACGTGATTTGGAAGACACGCAAACGGCTGGACACACGCGATGCTCGGAGCACCTTCGTTTATGAGTTCAACCATCTCGGCAGTCAAGAACCAACCTTCTCCTGTTACGTTTCCAAGAGAGATAATATCGTCGACGCACTTCATCATGCTGTAGATTGAATGCGGCGCTTCAAAACGGCGGCTCTTGTTTAGATATTTTTTCATCTTACGGCGGTACAGCTCAAGTCCCCAGACAAGGAGTCTTGCCTCTGTTTCAGATTTTTTAGCAAATGCAAGTTTTTTGTGACGGAAAATGCCATCAGAGAATGAATAAAAGAAGAAATCAAGCAAATCCGGCATTACGCATTCTGCACCTTCACGCTCAATTGTCTCGACAATCTGATTGTTTGCCATCGGGTGGAATTTTACAAGAATTTCTCCAACTACGCCGACGCGAGGTTTCTTTATTGGCTTCAGTGGAAGATTATCGAAGTCGTTTACTATATTTTTAATCAGTTTGTTGAACTTTCTAAAAGAAACGTGCTTTGAAAACAAATCTTCCGCAACAGCATT
The DNA window shown above is from Treponema sp. Marseille-Q3903 and carries:
- a CDS encoding tetratricopeptide repeat protein; this translates as MKKLILFVNIIFFLCLSALFAVETHSSQSSDVFLYNEILLTFKNGFYPGTVDNAEELQKSYPDSPFMYSALAYKGDALIKMGSYEEAGNTLEMAISYMHSGSKEITRCVFLLGKSYFKQSKYSQAAQQFHKACSLAELNNEPEYYSQSLMYAGRIFFISNDYESAIPLFEYAVSNGSLYNQSDYVEAALKLIISYNNTKNQRKTVKLFNNLFANGYDENKSIFSSGIYAELCLYNADANNALGQKKEAYESYRKIIELGDKKLSPVALKNAYQLSKDKSVSADSASLFADVEIKLHDKPELLDEFWVRLGIDEYEKNDFSQAETYFSKVNPESENFPVVLIYCGKIAVDSKNYSQAEDLLIQNEQVIKKSQIKNINDSYYSLLLKCKYLQNKWDEIPLFFAKLTSPSTEDIYELSVYHYRKGEYSKVDKSTGELYASALCKLGKFNQACLVYDELKLNTIDYAKALFAAGRYQESYKVASLTDDVQKDYVRGLCQINLKNWKDATTCLSSYIKQRSSNSDFMKLSFFYKGYSEYCAGSFKDSYASFVRYTLESGDEITNYVRKSYEYAAKSALQNGDFQNAAVQADKLIKVSYDEKEKHGAIIFNAEILIDYGEYEKAVSSLQPYTKQKNDFAVQALFVTARIYEKQGNLANADRVYTQIYESFSRSEYAEEAMFKSGEIFYTNKDYASALTRLNKYIYRYPDGKFSQAALFYSGDSAYGLGEIDKSIVLNKTLLQKYSDSVYAYAASKNLLSAYYEQENYRQALLTAREIVQKFPKQAGDDEINKKVAQLEKIVNGTDKRIVEKQSEYERLGKSGTKKGRIAGSELVKLYAESSYTQKEAYDLANEILAKQTSDDEVSYAAENAEIIADFLRKNNQNKKAAEMYLKAARYFRSAGNSSEAASVLYSAVEAFVVEGLEGDASETSKLLKQLYPNSRQAEKVDRLFLN